From Rhodoferax sp. AJA081-3, the proteins below share one genomic window:
- a CDS encoding MFS transporter yields the protein MSDVKSPVNRQLAVWIVLLAAAATFALTMGTRQTMGLFLSALNTSTGLGVGSISLAFAFGQLWWGLTQPFAGAFADRVGAGRVLFLGVVLVALGTFITPFMTTTAGLIFAIGVLAAGGAGMAGPAVLMAATARLIPADKRGMATGIVNAGGSFGQFLMAPIAGALMVSVGWASAMQVLACIVLLALPAAFFLKGNPVQVGAASSAPPLATGAAIRQALQTPSFLMLAGGFFVCGFHVAFLATHLPGVVASCGLPTQWGAWSLAMLGLFNIVGSIAMGWAVGRWRMKSLLSLVYATRAVAVVVFLLAPKTGPVVLVFAAVMGLTFLSTVPPTAGLVAKFFGVGNMATLFGVVMLTHQVGGFLGAYLGGKVFDATGSYNWIWYVDIALAVGAALIHLPIKEAKLPSRAVVAA from the coding sequence ATGTCTGATGTAAAAAGTCCAGTCAACCGTCAGCTCGCGGTTTGGATCGTGTTGCTGGCTGCGGCCGCAACCTTTGCACTCACCATGGGCACCCGCCAGACCATGGGGCTTTTTTTGAGCGCCCTGAATACCTCCACCGGCCTTGGCGTGGGCAGTATCAGTCTGGCCTTTGCCTTTGGACAGTTGTGGTGGGGGTTGACACAACCGTTCGCCGGAGCCTTTGCCGACCGCGTGGGGGCCGGGCGCGTGTTGTTCCTGGGCGTGGTCTTGGTGGCGCTGGGCACCTTTATCACACCCTTCATGACCACGACCGCAGGGCTGATCTTTGCGATAGGTGTGCTGGCCGCCGGTGGCGCTGGCATGGCGGGGCCGGCCGTGTTGATGGCGGCTACGGCACGCCTGATCCCGGCGGACAAGCGGGGCATGGCCACGGGCATCGTGAATGCCGGTGGCTCCTTTGGCCAGTTTCTGATGGCGCCCATTGCCGGTGCGCTGATGGTGAGCGTAGGCTGGGCCTCGGCCATGCAGGTGTTGGCCTGTATCGTCCTGCTGGCCCTGCCAGCGGCGTTTTTTCTGAAGGGCAACCCGGTGCAGGTCGGCGCTGCCAGCAGTGCACCACCCCTGGCCACGGGCGCTGCGATTCGCCAGGCCCTGCAGACACCCAGTTTTTTGATGCTGGCGGGCGGCTTTTTTGTCTGTGGTTTCCATGTGGCCTTTTTGGCCACGCATCTCCCGGGTGTGGTCGCATCCTGCGGCCTGCCCACGCAATGGGGCGCCTGGTCGTTGGCCATGCTGGGCCTGTTCAATATTGTGGGCAGTATCGCCATGGGCTGGGCGGTGGGGCGCTGGCGCATGAAGTCTCTGTTGTCGCTGGTGTATGCCACCCGCGCGGTCGCGGTAGTGGTGTTCCTGCTGGCACCCAAGACCGGGCCGGTGGTGCTGGTGTTTGCCGCGGTGATGGGCCTGACCTTTTTGTCCACCGTGCCACCCACGGCCGGGCTGGTGGCCAAGTTTTTTGGTGTGGGCAATATGGCCACGCTGTTTGGTGTGGTCATGCTGACGCACCAGGTCGGTGGCTTTCTGGGTGCTTACCTGGGCGGCAAGGTGTTTGATGCCACGGGGAGCTACAACTGGATCTGGTACGTGGATATTGCTTTGGCCGTGGGTGCCGCGTTGATCCATTTGCCGATTAAGGAGGCCAAGTTGCCTTCCCGTGCGGTGGTGGCAGCATGA
- a CDS encoding epimerase — translation MGRRALELKHAKLTTHVVDFAALPALPKVDECFIALGTTIKVAGSQEAFRALDLKAVEAVALAVKRSGATKLGVVSAMGANTHSRVFYNRIKGEMELSLARMGFKSLVIARPSLIDGDRAALGQPGRAGEGLGLKLARGLAPLIPANYRAIKASDIAHALIRHVKAGVPGVVTLMSGEMQGG, via the coding sequence GTGGGCCGTCGAGCACTGGAACTCAAACACGCAAAGTTAACCACCCACGTGGTCGACTTCGCAGCCCTGCCTGCCCTGCCCAAGGTCGATGAATGTTTCATCGCGCTGGGCACCACCATCAAGGTGGCCGGTAGCCAGGAAGCCTTCAGAGCCTTGGACCTCAAGGCTGTTGAGGCTGTAGCCCTCGCCGTTAAAAGGTCTGGCGCTACAAAATTAGGAGTAGTCAGCGCCATGGGCGCCAACACCCACTCCCGCGTTTTTTACAACCGCATCAAAGGTGAAATGGAACTGTCGCTCGCGCGCATGGGTTTCAAAAGCCTGGTGATTGCGCGCCCGTCGTTGATCGACGGCGACCGCGCGGCATTGGGCCAACCAGGCCGAGCGGGTGAAGGCCTGGGCTTGAAGCTGGCGCGTGGACTGGCGCCACTGATACCTGCCAACTACCGCGCCATCAAGGCCAGCGACATCGCCCATGCACTGATCCGCCATGTCAAGGCCGGTGTGCCCGGCGTGGTAACGCTGATGTCGGGCGAAATGCAGGGCGGCTAA
- a CDS encoding MATE family efflux transporter, with protein sequence MSASSPDTMDPRTRLLLEGPIAPTLLKLGAPMVLVMVAQAAVGLIETWFVGKLGTDALAGMALVFPAVMLMQMMSAGAMGGGIASAIARALGARRNNDANALVFHALVIGLLFAAAFTLALLLGGRWLYTRMGGSGAALEAAMQYSNWVFAGAVLVWMFNSLSAIIRGTGNMAVPAVVTVGGLVFLIPLSPLLIFGWGPVPAMGIAGGALALLVYYAVGTLVLVAYMRSGRSLLRIDWVHCTLRWPLFSDILRVGIIGAVSTVATNVCIAIATALSGAFGPAAIAGYGTASRLEYLLVPLVFGVGAPLVAMVGTCMGAGMCERAMRATWIGAGMAFVLCEVIGIAAALFPAAWLSLFDNDPAMIAAGSRYLQIVGPFYGFFGLGLVLYFASQGAGKLLWPVIGNAARLLVAAVGGVLALQWGGDLGIVFAAQAAAMVVYGVVNVYAIAGGAWFGRPGWPRMPGAWARA encoded by the coding sequence ATGAGCGCCAGCAGTCCCGACACCATGGACCCGCGCACCCGTTTGCTGCTGGAGGGGCCCATAGCGCCAACTTTGTTGAAGCTGGGTGCGCCCATGGTGTTGGTTATGGTGGCGCAGGCGGCGGTGGGGCTGATCGAAACCTGGTTTGTTGGCAAGCTCGGCACCGACGCGTTGGCCGGCATGGCGTTGGTGTTCCCGGCTGTGATGTTGATGCAAATGATGTCTGCCGGTGCCATGGGTGGTGGCATTGCATCGGCGATTGCCCGGGCGCTGGGTGCACGCCGCAACAACGATGCGAACGCGCTGGTGTTCCACGCACTGGTGATTGGCCTGCTCTTTGCCGCTGCATTCACGCTGGCCCTGCTGCTGGGCGGGCGTTGGCTTTACACCCGCATGGGCGGTAGCGGCGCAGCGCTGGAGGCGGCGATGCAGTATTCCAACTGGGTGTTCGCCGGGGCGGTGCTGGTGTGGATGTTCAATTCACTGTCGGCCATCATCCGGGGTACGGGCAACATGGCCGTGCCTGCGGTGGTGACGGTAGGCGGCTTGGTGTTTTTGATTCCCTTGTCGCCGCTGCTGATCTTTGGCTGGGGCCCCGTGCCGGCCATGGGCATTGCCGGTGGGGCGTTGGCGCTGCTGGTGTACTACGCGGTGGGAACGCTGGTGCTGGTGGCGTATATGCGCTCGGGTCGCAGCCTGTTGCGCATCGATTGGGTGCATTGCACGTTGCGCTGGCCCTTGTTCAGCGACATTTTACGGGTCGGGATCATAGGTGCGGTGTCCACCGTGGCCACCAATGTCTGCATCGCCATTGCAACCGCGCTGTCTGGCGCCTTCGGGCCTGCGGCGATTGCCGGTTATGGCACGGCGTCGCGTCTGGAGTATTTGCTGGTGCCCCTGGTGTTTGGTGTGGGCGCGCCGCTGGTGGCCATGGTCGGTACCTGCATGGGTGCCGGCATGTGCGAGCGGGCCATGCGTGCAACCTGGATCGGGGCGGGCATGGCTTTTGTGCTGTGTGAGGTGATTGGTATTGCCGCGGCGCTGTTCCCAGCGGCCTGGCTGTCGCTGTTTGACAACGACCCGGCGATGATCGCCGCGGGTTCGCGTTACCTGCAGATCGTGGGGCCGTTTTATGGTTTCTTTGGCCTGGGGCTGGTGTTGTACTTCGCGTCGCAGGGTGCGGGCAAGTTGCTGTGGCCGGTGATTGGCAATGCGGCGCGTTTGTTGGTCGCCGCGGTTGGTGGTGTATTGGCGCTGCAGTGGGGCGGTGATCTGGGCATTGTGTTTGCGGCGCAGGCGGCGGCCATGGTGGTGTATGGCGTGGTCAATGTGTATGCAATTGCGGGTGGTGCGTGGTTTGGTCGGCCTGGATGGCCGCGTATGCCGGGGGCCTGGGCGCGGGCATAG
- a CDS encoding DUF1631 family protein, with protein sequence MKKFMLRRLGVAHEPGSQKPSLQDCIEAVLEQSDALADDVLSGLKASLTHTRSKSVQVVLNPSAKPTIERLYADARSFKETFADKLRLALYGGDTLRTQGQPLRFDDFQFLEEEQIDANIEFALTQQEIALAVDDALPTLNALMSSLLGWMTVQPHLNPLKPESFVYALRESLHEHVPSDEARTSLMTPAAGLLGIGMRQLYKEVSEWLRSQGVEPVGPVQHQGAAHGSQKTGESSVTRTLLTLDKLRRLLSGELDMGPLNGNIKDFTHTVPASFVALEDMKLMEPMMKRLAERASQAAAAAPKASPKDMLEVDPSETKDKSKSKKLGRELGEEVVRMMLDNLAQDHRMLGGVRKNLKQMEPVLITLSQSDARFFSERQHPARQFMDKMTSRSLAFTSEDQPGFAHFQKTLEKSVNILTNGPGDASTFAQVLKKLESVWAKEEHEQRQRAEEAARGLLHAEQRNLLALRLAEDFAERLKNKKVPDIVAAFLRGPWAQVVAESQLKCADGTTDPDGYLGLVDDLIWSVQLKLARRNRSRLVDMVPGMLVKMRQGLGLISYPEERIPVFFDELITFHEQAFEGARPAATGETPERATAADIATVDSVGLPVEEFWMAEHEASDSGFLQGGAERIPEVEEDEVPDPAAQMAWSAQNLITGSWVDLALGGQWVRAQLTWASPHKTLFMFISSGGMAHSMSRRTMDRLRGLGLIRLVSDGRVIDHALDAVAQAALRNDVEKAGGATQ encoded by the coding sequence ATGAAAAAGTTCATGTTGCGAAGGCTGGGTGTTGCCCACGAACCCGGCAGTCAGAAGCCGTCCCTGCAGGATTGCATCGAGGCTGTGTTGGAGCAGAGCGATGCCCTCGCGGACGATGTGTTGTCCGGGTTGAAAGCTTCCCTGACACACACGCGTAGCAAGTCCGTGCAGGTGGTTCTCAACCCCTCGGCCAAACCCACCATTGAACGCCTCTATGCGGACGCCAGATCCTTCAAAGAGACTTTTGCCGACAAGTTGCGCCTGGCCCTCTACGGTGGCGACACGCTGCGCACCCAGGGCCAGCCGCTGCGGTTTGACGATTTCCAGTTTCTGGAAGAAGAGCAGATCGATGCCAATATTGAATTTGCGCTGACCCAGCAGGAGATTGCGTTGGCGGTGGACGATGCGCTACCTACCCTGAACGCGCTGATGAGCAGCCTGTTGGGGTGGATGACGGTGCAGCCGCACCTGAACCCGCTCAAGCCCGAGTCCTTTGTATATGCCTTGCGAGAATCCTTGCATGAGCATGTTCCCAGTGATGAGGCCCGCACGAGTCTGATGACGCCCGCGGCGGGCTTGTTGGGCATTGGCATGCGCCAACTCTACAAGGAGGTGTCCGAATGGCTGCGCTCCCAGGGTGTTGAGCCTGTTGGTCCCGTCCAGCACCAGGGCGCAGCCCATGGCTCACAAAAAACCGGTGAAAGCTCGGTCACTCGTACCTTACTGACGCTGGATAAGCTGCGACGCCTGCTGTCTGGCGAGCTGGACATGGGCCCGCTCAACGGCAATATCAAAGACTTCACGCACACCGTGCCGGCCTCGTTTGTGGCGCTGGAAGACATGAAGCTGATGGAGCCCATGATGAAACGCCTGGCGGAGCGGGCCAGCCAGGCCGCCGCGGCAGCGCCCAAGGCGTCGCCCAAGGACATGCTGGAGGTCGATCCATCGGAAACCAAGGACAAGTCCAAAAGCAAGAAACTGGGACGCGAGTTGGGCGAAGAGGTGGTGCGCATGATGCTGGACAACCTGGCACAAGACCACCGCATGTTGGGCGGCGTGCGCAAGAACCTCAAGCAGATGGAGCCGGTGCTGATCACGCTGTCGCAATCCGATGCGCGTTTTTTCAGCGAACGCCAGCACCCCGCCCGCCAGTTCATGGACAAGATGACCAGCCGCAGCCTGGCCTTTACGTCGGAAGACCAGCCCGGTTTTGCCCACTTTCAGAAAACACTGGAGAAGTCGGTCAACATACTGACCAATGGCCCGGGCGATGCATCCACCTTTGCCCAGGTGCTGAAGAAACTGGAGTCCGTCTGGGCCAAAGAAGAGCACGAGCAACGCCAGCGCGCCGAAGAGGCCGCGCGCGGCCTGTTGCATGCTGAGCAGCGCAACTTGCTGGCCTTGCGCCTGGCCGAGGATTTTGCCGAGCGCCTGAAGAACAAGAAGGTGCCCGACATCGTGGCCGCCTTCCTGCGGGGACCCTGGGCGCAGGTGGTGGCCGAGTCGCAGTTGAAATGCGCCGACGGCACGACCGATCCCGATGGTTACCTGGGCCTGGTGGACGACCTGATCTGGAGCGTGCAGCTCAAACTGGCCCGACGTAACCGCTCCCGCCTGGTGGACATGGTCCCCGGCATGCTGGTCAAGATGCGCCAGGGCCTGGGCCTGATTTCCTACCCCGAAGAACGTATACCGGTCTTTTTTGACGAGCTCATCACCTTCCATGAGCAGGCCTTTGAAGGCGCCCGCCCGGCTGCTACCGGGGAAACGCCCGAGCGGGCAACCGCTGCCGATATTGCGACCGTGGACAGCGTGGGCCTGCCGGTGGAGGAGTTCTGGATGGCCGAGCACGAGGCCAGCGACTCCGGGTTCCTGCAAGGCGGTGCAGAGCGGATACCGGAAGTCGAAGAGGACGAAGTGCCCGATCCAGCGGCGCAGATGGCCTGGAGTGCGCAGAATCTCATTACCGGCTCCTGGGTCGATCTGGCCCTGGGTGGCCAGTGGGTGCGTGCGCAGCTCACCTGGGCCAGCCCGCACAAAACCCTGTTCATGTTCATTTCGTCCGGTGGCATGGCGCATTCCATGTCCCGGCGCACCATGGACCGTTTGCGGGGGCTGGGCTTGATACGGCTGGTGTCGGACGGCCGGGTGATCGACCATGCGCTGGACGCCGTAGCCCAGGCTGCCCTGCGCAACGACGTCGAAAAGGCTGGCGGCGCGACCCAGTAA
- a CDS encoding DEAD/DEAH box helicase: protein MNFEELNLAAAIVKAVREQGYETPTAIQAQAIPLILEGRDLLGGAQTGTGKTAAFTLPLLHRLTMSRSAQNKFGGTGIRALVLTPTRELAAQVEESIRTYGKYLQLSSTVIFGGVGMNPQISKLKKGVDILVATPGRLLDLMQQGMLDLGQVQMLVLDEADRMLDMGFIHDVKKVLAAVPKEKQSLLFSATFSDEIRELAAGLLKDPQSVQVTPRNTTVQRITQVIHPVGRGKKKALLAHIINEHKWSQVLVFTRTKFGANNVAEFLEKNGITAMALHGNKSQAARTQALAGFKSGDVRALVATDIAARGIDIDDLPHVVNYEIPNVSEDYVHRIGRTGRAGNDGAAVNLVCLDEEGFMQDIERFTKQTIPVQVIDGFGPEPGEKGEPIAMGRQTIWGGAGKPPSRDVMQAAAKAARTEMLQRVRESKAGQGDRGGNGGGGRGNGGGGGGGGRAAQGPRGNGGNGGGGGRGGEHAPRPQGARGPQGHGGGGGQGRGPRPPMGDAQPRSHEGGFGSGMGERPPRAAPGGQPDPMRTSVDMMAERGGRRGGGGGYGGNRGGSGNGGGNGGGSRSGGFGGGGNGPRGSGNPRGPFSR, encoded by the coding sequence ATGAACTTTGAAGAATTGAACTTGGCTGCGGCCATCGTTAAAGCCGTGCGCGAGCAAGGCTACGAAACGCCCACCGCCATTCAGGCCCAAGCCATCCCGCTGATCCTGGAGGGCCGCGACCTGCTCGGCGGCGCCCAGACCGGCACCGGCAAGACCGCTGCCTTCACCCTGCCCCTGCTGCACCGCCTCACCATGAGCCGCAGCGCACAAAACAAATTTGGCGGCACCGGCATCCGCGCTTTGGTGCTGACCCCCACCCGCGAACTGGCTGCCCAGGTCGAAGAGTCCATCCGCACTTACGGTAAATACCTGCAACTGAGCTCCACCGTGATTTTTGGCGGCGTGGGCATGAACCCCCAAATCTCCAAGCTCAAAAAGGGCGTCGACATCCTGGTCGCCACGCCCGGCCGTCTGCTGGATCTGATGCAGCAAGGCATGCTGGACCTGGGCCAGGTGCAGATGCTGGTGCTGGACGAAGCCGACCGCATGCTGGACATGGGCTTCATCCATGACGTCAAGAAGGTTCTGGCCGCCGTTCCCAAAGAAAAGCAGAGCCTGCTGTTCTCGGCCACCTTCAGCGACGAAATCCGCGAACTGGCCGCTGGCCTGCTCAAAGACCCGCAAAGCGTGCAGGTCACACCCCGCAACACCACCGTGCAGCGCATCACCCAGGTGATCCACCCGGTCGGTCGCGGCAAGAAGAAGGCCCTGCTGGCCCACATCATCAACGAACACAAGTGGAGCCAGGTGCTGGTGTTCACCCGCACCAAGTTCGGCGCCAACAATGTGGCCGAGTTCCTGGAGAAGAATGGCATCACCGCCATGGCACTGCACGGCAACAAGAGCCAGGCTGCCCGTACCCAGGCCCTGGCCGGCTTCAAGAGTGGTGACGTGCGCGCCCTGGTGGCCACCGACATTGCCGCCCGCGGCATTGACATCGACGACCTGCCACACGTGGTGAACTACGAGATCCCCAACGTCAGCGAAGACTATGTGCACCGCATCGGCCGTACCGGCCGCGCCGGCAACGACGGCGCTGCTGTCAACCTGGTGTGCCTGGACGAAGAAGGCTTCATGCAGGACATCGAGCGTTTCACCAAACAAACGATTCCCGTGCAGGTCATCGACGGTTTTGGCCCAGAGCCAGGCGAAAAGGGTGAACCCATCGCCATGGGTCGCCAGACCATCTGGGGCGGCGCGGGCAAACCACCTAGCCGCGATGTGATGCAGGCAGCCGCCAAGGCCGCCCGCACCGAAATGCTGCAACGTGTGCGCGAAAGCAAGGCTGGCCAGGGTGACCGTGGCGGCAATGGTGGCGGCGGACGTGGCAACGGTGGCGGTGGCGGTGGCGGTGGACGCGCGGCACAAGGCCCCCGTGGTAATGGCGGAAATGGTGGCGGCGGTGGACGCGGTGGCGAACACGCCCCTCGCCCACAAGGCGCACGTGGTCCCCAAGGCCACGGCGGCGGTGGCGGTCAAGGCCGTGGTCCACGTCCTCCCATGGGTGACGCACAACCGCGCAGCCACGAAGGCGGATTTGGCAGCGGCATGGGCGAGCGCCCTCCCCGCGCTGCACCAGGTGGTCAACCCGACCCCATGCGCACCAGTGTCGATATGATGGCTGAACGCGGCGGACGCCGTGGCGGCGGCGGTGGTTATGGTGGCAACCGCGGCGGTTCAGGCAACGGAGGCGGCAATGGCGGCGGATCACGGTCGGGTGGTTTTGGTGGCGGGGGCAACGGGCCTCGTGGGTCGGGAAATCCTCGCGGACCTTTTAGCCGATAA